GGGGCCGCGGACGATCCTTCTGTCTTCGTGCCCCGGCATCGGGTGGTGGCTCATTCCTGGCATCGGCGGCCGGGGCTGCGGCTGACGCGGACCGGGCTGGTGCTGGAGTCGTTGATTCCTTCCGTGCTGGAGCAGAAGGTCACGACCGATGAGGCGTATCGGGCGTGGCGGTTGCTGGTGCGGAAGTTCGGGGAGCCGGCGCCGGGGCCTGCGGCGGGTGGGCGGTTGTGGGTGATGCCGTCACCCCGGACGTGGGCGTTGATTCCGTCGTGGGAGTGGCATCGGGCCGGGGTGGACAACAAACGGGCCTCGACGATTCTGCGGGCCGTGCGGGTGGCTGCGCGGCTGGAGGAGGCGGTGGGGATGTCTCCGGCGGCTGCGCAGGCTCGGTTGGAGGTGGTGCCGGGGGTGGGGCCGTGGACGTCCGCGGAGGTGGTGCAGCGCAGTCATGGGGCGGCGGATGCGGTGACCGTGGGGGACCTGCATCTGCCGGGGATCGTGGGGTTCGCGCTGGCGGGGGACCGGGATGCGGATGATGCGGCGATGTTGTCGCTGCTGGAGCCGTATGCGGGGCAGCGGCATCGGGCGGCTCGGCTGATCCTTTTGAGTGGGCGGGTTCCGGGGCGGCGGGCGCCGCGGATGACTCGGGGGGACATCGGGCGGTTGTGACGGTGCGGCGGGTGGGGGCTGCCGTCACGGTTTTCGCCCCCGCTACCCCTACCCGTCCCATCTCCAGGGGCTGCCGCCCCTTCGGCCCGGCACAGGGGGCTCCGCCCCCTGCACCCCCCCGCCGGGACTCCGCCCGGGACCCCGTCAGCCCTGAAGGGGCCTCGTCCTCA
This portion of the Streptomyces canus genome encodes:
- a CDS encoding DNA-3-methyladenine glycosylase family protein — encoded protein: MAGRFAPRPTRTTVRGGEVVVPAARREVPRVEAPLVRKWAPGWPVDLGLVLGALRRGPGDPTFRALPDGSVWRASRTPVGPGTLRVCVYGGEVRGEAWGPGGEWLLSRLPELLGAADDPSVFVPRHRVVAHSWHRRPGLRLTRTGLVLESLIPSVLEQKVTTDEAYRAWRLLVRKFGEPAPGPAAGGRLWVMPSPRTWALIPSWEWHRAGVDNKRASTILRAVRVAARLEEAVGMSPAAAQARLEVVPGVGPWTSAEVVQRSHGAADAVTVGDLHLPGIVGFALAGDRDADDAAMLSLLEPYAGQRHRAARLILLSGRVPGRRAPRMTRGDIGRL